The following proteins are co-located in the Desulfatitalea tepidiphila genome:
- a CDS encoding response regulator, whose protein sequence is MQTLKILVVDDDQVTRSLLKKRLTKLDYEIETADSGVEAIRMISHQYFDVVLTDLMMPGGVDGIAVLETAKENNIKTEVILITAHGSIDNAIMAMKKGATDYLQKPINLDELILRLAKIQNLKHLIKNASDLRVAMDVTEQASGETIQNLEITVAELEERITSMRSILNRQEIAPEKRIGMALAC, encoded by the coding sequence ATGCAAACACTGAAAATATTGGTCGTCGATGATGATCAGGTCACGCGTTCGCTTTTAAAAAAGCGACTGACCAAATTGGATTACGAGATCGAGACCGCCGACAGCGGCGTGGAAGCCATTCGAATGATCTCACATCAATACTTCGATGTCGTGTTGACCGACCTGATGATGCCCGGCGGCGTCGATGGCATTGCGGTACTGGAGACAGCCAAGGAGAACAATATCAAAACAGAAGTTATATTGATTACGGCACACGGATCGATCGACAATGCCATCATGGCCATGAAAAAGGGCGCCACCGACTATTTACAGAAGCCGATCAACTTGGATGAATTAATCCTGAGGCTTGCAAAAATTCAGAATCTCAAACACTTGATCAAGAATGCGAGCGATCTTCGCGTCGCCATGGATGTGACCGAACAGGCATCGGGCGAGACCATTCAAAATTTGGAGATCACCGTGGCTGAACTTGAGGAGCGGATCACCTCGATGCGCTCCATATTGAATCGCCAGGAAATCGCACCTGAAAAACGCATCGGCATGGCCTTGGCGTGTTAG
- a CDS encoding protein-glutamate methylesterase/protein-glutamine glutaminase encodes MVQAQEILRVMVVDDTVVYRKIVSDVLMELPNVEVVGTAHNGKAALLKIKTLKPDLLTLDIEMPELNGLEVLQQLQTEAPQVGAIMLSTLTQEGGAMTMRALELGAFDFIPKPQAGTMAENKAAVKGALAPMLKAFERSRQIKSQLSLLSRSQVVRRPAASVPIRTMPSKMAGRSETASIIGIGISTGGPNALAKMLPKIPGDIGVPIVIVQHMPPLFTRSLANSLNNKCEIEVKEAVNGEPLLPNVAYIAPGGMQMKIVAGADGKQRVIKISNDPPENNCKPSVDYLFRSIADHYVGRATGVIMTGMGSDGAKGLKLMKNNGATVIAQDESSCVVFGMPKEPIESGVADVVAPLDLIAAEILKTVHYRAAKVPNVALVRG; translated from the coding sequence CACGGCGCATAACGGTAAAGCCGCCCTGCTCAAGATCAAGACGCTGAAACCCGACCTGCTCACGCTGGATATCGAAATGCCGGAGCTCAACGGTCTGGAAGTGCTGCAGCAATTGCAGACCGAGGCGCCCCAGGTCGGCGCCATCATGTTGAGCACACTGACCCAGGAAGGCGGCGCCATGACCATGCGCGCCCTGGAATTGGGGGCATTCGATTTCATTCCCAAGCCCCAGGCCGGGACCATGGCCGAAAACAAGGCGGCCGTCAAAGGGGCCCTGGCCCCCATGCTCAAAGCCTTCGAACGCAGCAGGCAGATCAAATCCCAACTCTCCTTGTTGTCCAGGTCGCAAGTGGTGCGGCGTCCTGCTGCAAGCGTGCCGATCCGGACGATGCCTTCAAAGATGGCCGGAAGATCGGAAACCGCTTCCATCATCGGCATCGGTATCTCCACAGGAGGACCGAATGCCCTGGCGAAGATGCTTCCTAAAATCCCGGGTGACATTGGCGTCCCCATTGTCATTGTCCAGCATATGCCGCCGTTGTTTACCCGATCGTTGGCCAACAGCCTCAACAACAAATGCGAAATCGAAGTCAAAGAGGCGGTCAATGGGGAACCGCTGCTGCCCAACGTGGCCTATATAGCGCCGGGCGGCATGCAGATGAAGATTGTTGCCGGAGCCGATGGTAAACAACGGGTGATTAAAATCTCCAACGATCCTCCCGAAAACAATTGCAAGCCCTCTGTGGATTACCTTTTCCGGTCGATCGCAGACCACTATGTGGGTAGGGCCACAGGCGTCATCATGACCGGCATGGGGTCCGATGGCGCCAAAGGGTTGAAGCTGATGAAAAACAACGGCGCCACCGTCATCGCCCAGGATGAGTCTTCCTGTGTCGTGTTCGGCATGCCCAAAGAGCCTATTGAATCAGGTGTCGCAGATGTGGTCGCCCCCCTCGATCTGATTGCGGCCGAGATACTCAAAACCGTGCATTATCGCGCTGCTAAAGTGCCAAACGTGGCTTTGGTCAGAGGTTGA
- the murI gene encoding glutamate racemase encodes MIGVFDSGIGGLTVVKALLEQVPGHDITYLGDTARTPYGSKSADTIIRYSINNTGFLLRKGARLIVIACNTASSYAFEAVREQYHLPVFEVIEPGARQAVERSRRLRIGVIGTRATIASGGYERAIKALRPEAKVVTAACPLLVPLVEEGWIRKAETAMIVRKYMHPLKTMQIDTLILGCTHYPVLRKVIQRKIGARVVLVDSANAIAQRVGHYFNTHPSDGPQNDRPGRLKIFVTDTADQFQRSARLILGRSVHIELADL; translated from the coding sequence ATGATCGGCGTATTCGATTCTGGAATCGGTGGACTTACCGTGGTCAAGGCGCTTTTGGAGCAGGTGCCGGGCCACGACATTACTTATCTGGGAGATACCGCCCGCACACCATACGGCAGCAAGAGCGCCGACACCATTATTCGGTATTCGATCAACAATACGGGTTTTCTGCTTCGAAAGGGCGCCCGCTTGATCGTCATTGCCTGCAATACGGCTTCCAGTTACGCTTTCGAAGCCGTGCGCGAGCAGTATCATCTGCCGGTGTTCGAGGTCATCGAACCCGGCGCCCGACAAGCCGTCGAACGATCAAGACGTCTGCGAATCGGCGTCATCGGCACGCGTGCTACCATCGCAAGCGGGGGCTATGAAAGGGCGATCAAGGCACTGCGTCCAGAGGCAAAGGTGGTGACCGCCGCCTGTCCTTTGTTGGTGCCCTTGGTCGAGGAAGGTTGGATCCGCAAGGCGGAAACGGCCATGATCGTCCGAAAGTACATGCATCCGCTTAAAACCATGCAGATCGACACGCTCATCCTTGGCTGCACCCATTATCCTGTCCTGCGCAAGGTTATCCAGCGCAAAATCGGCGCCCGTGTCGTGCTGGTCGATTCGGCCAATGCCATTGCGCAACGGGTAGGGCACTACTTCAACACCCACCCTTCGGACGGGCCCCAAAACGACCGACCTGGCCGGCTAAAGATTTTTGTGACGGATACGGCGGATCAATTTCAGAGGAGTGCACGCTTGATATTGGGTCGTTCGGTCCACATCGAATTGGCCGACCTTTGA
- the recR gene encoding recombination mediator RecR, translating to MQHYPESIRSLIRSFAKLPGVGEKTAERLAMHVLKRPLNEAEALAHSIMDVKQKVRLCQKCYGLSDAELCHICRDPSRMASLVCVVEQPADMIAIEKSGAFRGIYHILGGTLLPMEGIGPQDLRIRELFDRIASGEVKEIILATGTGVEGESTAAYIAQQLAGKGVIVSRIASGVPVGGDLKYIDKMTLKCALDGRHAL from the coding sequence ATGCAACATTATCCCGAATCCATCAGGTCGCTCATTCGAAGTTTCGCAAAGCTTCCCGGTGTGGGTGAGAAGACCGCCGAACGTCTGGCCATGCATGTATTGAAACGACCGCTCAACGAGGCAGAGGCACTGGCGCACAGCATCATGGACGTCAAGCAGAAGGTGAGACTCTGTCAAAAGTGTTACGGCCTGAGCGATGCTGAATTATGCCACATCTGCAGAGATCCGTCGCGGATGGCGTCCCTGGTGTGCGTGGTTGAACAACCGGCCGACATGATAGCCATCGAAAAATCGGGCGCCTTCAGGGGTATATATCATATCCTGGGCGGCACGTTGCTGCCCATGGAGGGCATTGGTCCACAAGATCTGCGTATCCGCGAACTTTTCGATCGCATCGCTTCCGGTGAAGTGAAAGAGATCATTCTGGCCACCGGTACGGGCGTGGAGGGGGAGTCCACGGCCGCCTACATCGCCCAACAACTCGCCGGCAAGGGGGTCATCGTTTCACGGATAGCCTCGGGTGTACCTGTCGGTGGTGATTTGAAATATATCGACAAAATGACTTTAAAATGTGCCTTGGATGGCCGCCATGCCCTCTGA
- a CDS encoding YkgJ family cysteine cluster protein yields MPSEELTAEYLFECTQCGECCKGFGGTYVSSEDIERIANFLNLSPDTLRRRYCAPSGRRLVLAQQENGYCVFWDRICTIHPVKPRMCRMWPFIPSLLKDVDNWWIMADSCPGIRQNLDKASLSACLRRIIGDLEGDSRC; encoded by the coding sequence ATGCCCTCTGAAGAGTTAACAGCCGAATACCTTTTCGAATGCACCCAATGCGGCGAGTGCTGCAAGGGGTTCGGCGGCACTTACGTGTCATCTGAAGATATCGAACGCATCGCAAACTTTTTGAATCTTTCGCCGGATACGTTGCGACGTCGCTATTGCGCGCCTTCGGGGCGCCGGTTGGTGTTGGCGCAACAAGAAAATGGCTATTGTGTGTTCTGGGATCGGATTTGCACCATTCACCCGGTGAAACCCCGTATGTGCCGTATGTGGCCTTTTATTCCCAGTCTGCTGAAGGATGTCGATAATTGGTGGATCATGGCGGACTCTTGCCCGGGAATTCGACAGAACCTGGATAAGGCGTCATTGTCAGCTTGTTTGAGACGGATCATTGGAGACCTCGAGGGAGACTCCAGGTGTTGA
- a CDS encoding YbaB/EbfC family nucleoid-associated protein — MKGMGNMMKQAQKLQSKMLKMQEELAEKTVESTAGGGMVKAVANGRQQIVSISLEKEVVDPEDIEMLQDLILAAVNDALNKAQEMVASEMGKLTGGFNLPGFM, encoded by the coding sequence ATGAAGGGTATGGGAAACATGATGAAGCAGGCCCAGAAGCTTCAGTCCAAGATGTTGAAAATGCAGGAAGAGTTAGCGGAAAAGACCGTCGAGAGCACGGCTGGCGGTGGAATGGTGAAGGCCGTCGCCAACGGCCGTCAGCAAATCGTTTCAATTTCCTTGGAAAAAGAGGTCGTCGATCCGGAAGATATTGAAATGCTGCAAGATCTTATCTTGGCAGCCGTCAACGATGCCTTGAACAAGGCACAGGAGATGGTCGCCTCGGAAATGGGCAAATTGACAGGTGGGTTCAACCTGCCGGGATTTATGTAG
- a CDS encoding CheR family methyltransferase yields MSLTTTGNLSPSISAQAAPSTSKLNFDAFPGIKKSIKVTTEEIKLLSQYIYTISGIHIEPSKAYLLETRLGKLLEKERCESFSEFYYKAKSDPSKMLEKQIVDAITTNETLFFRDANPFELLKYKIVPEVVDKRSASALPGMPIPIRIWSAACSTGQEIFSIAIVLKELLSPLNRYNIKLIGSDISDAAIRQASYGTYNKFEIERGLPRDRLLRYFSALGENWKINDEIRSMATFRKFNLMGSFNGIGKFDIIFCRNVAIYFKLEDRIKVFEKIADSLENDGYLVIGATESLTGVCPRFIPKRHLKSIFYQLK; encoded by the coding sequence ATGAGTCTCACGACAACCGGGAATCTCTCCCCAAGCATCAGCGCTCAAGCCGCGCCGTCAACTTCGAAGCTGAACTTCGATGCTTTTCCGGGGATCAAGAAATCGATCAAGGTAACGACCGAGGAGATCAAACTCCTCTCCCAATATATCTACACAATTTCGGGTATCCACATCGAACCGTCCAAGGCGTATCTGCTCGAAACCCGCCTGGGCAAACTGCTGGAAAAGGAGAGATGCGAATCTTTTAGCGAGTTTTACTACAAGGCCAAATCCGACCCTTCCAAAATGCTGGAAAAACAAATCGTCGATGCCATCACCACGAATGAAACCCTTTTTTTTCGGGATGCCAACCCCTTCGAATTGCTCAAGTATAAAATAGTTCCGGAGGTGGTAGATAAACGCTCGGCATCCGCGCTTCCCGGCATGCCGATTCCCATTCGCATCTGGAGCGCGGCCTGTTCGACCGGCCAGGAGATCTTCAGTATTGCCATCGTGCTCAAGGAACTCCTGTCGCCGCTGAACCGGTACAACATCAAATTAATCGGCAGTGACATCTCCGATGCGGCGATCAGACAGGCCAGTTACGGCACTTACAATAAATTTGAAATCGAACGCGGGCTGCCACGAGACCGATTGTTGCGCTATTTCTCGGCTTTGGGTGAAAACTGGAAAATTAACGACGAAATCAGGTCAATGGCGACATTTCGCAAATTCAATCTCATGGGTTCATTCAACGGCATAGGAAAATTCGACATCATTTTCTGCCGCAATGTCGCCATCTATTTCAAGCTCGAGGATCGAATCAAGGTATTCGAAAAAATCGCGGATAGCCTTGAAAACGACGGCTACCTGGTCATTGGGGCCACAGAATCGCTCACGGGCGTGTGCCCGCGGTTTATACCCAAACGCCATTTGAAGTCGATATTCTACCAGCTTAAGTAA